A region of the Myxococcus stipitatus DSM 14675 genome:
TGGGGCCGCTCACCAGGAGCCCCCTGGGAGGCTGTCGAAGGCGGCAATCACCGGAGCCCCTCTCAACCAAGGATCGTGAATCTCGTCCGGCCTCAGGCTGAACGCCGGAGGTCGGCGCGGCGCAAGGATGGACTGGCGGAACGATGGGCGGAGCGAGCGGCGAGGTAGGCATGCATCCGAGCCATGAGCCGGTCCATGGTGCGGCAGCGATGATTGCGGGTGACGTTGGCGTGCAGGTCGAGCCACACCCGCTCGATGCGATTGCCCTGAGGGCAGTACGGCGGCAGGAAGTGCAGGACGAATCGCCTGCCGAGCTGCGCGAGCACCCTGCGTGTCTTTCTGCTGGAGTGGACGGCGGCGTTGTCGAGGACGCGGTGGATGCGGCGAGCCCGTCGATAGTCACTCGCCAGGCGCCAGAGAAGTTGAATGAAGAGGGCGCTGGCTTTGCTCCTTCCCTCCACTGCGTATTCCGGTCATGGTGAGCACTCGTTCCGGCTCAAGCCGAGCAGCGATTCCGGCTGATGGCGAGCGGTCGAGCGTCAGCGACGCTGGGTGACTCATCCCTTGGCCTGCTTCCGACCCTTCGTCAAATTTGTCTCCGCGTACCGGATGGACCCTCCGCCCAGCTTGATGCGATGGGCGTTGTGGACCAGGCAGTCGAGGATGGCATCAGCGAGCGTCGCGTCTCCGATGACGGCGTGCCAGTCCTTTGGCTCGAGCTGAGATGTCACCACCGTGCTCGAAAGTCGGTAGCGGCCCTCCAATCCCGCGCGTCTCCGCGCTCGGGTGGATCGAAGACCCGCGCTTCTTG
Encoded here:
- a CDS encoding transposase; the encoded protein is MEGRSKASALFIQLLWRLASDYRRARRIHRVLDNAAVHSSRKTRRVLAQLGRRFVLHFLPPYCPQGNRIERVWLDLHANVTRNHRCRTMDRLMARMHAYLAARSAHRSASPSLRRADLRRSA